One Primulina huaijiensis isolate GDHJ02 chromosome 8, ASM1229523v2, whole genome shotgun sequence genomic region harbors:
- the LOC140983558 gene encoding QWRF motif-containing protein 7, with product MENPQRRRHQQAAVCGGTSPRLVRSKSGGPVATSLVEVQTFISKFSRTSKLGEDNSNSSTVKMKKKSPETAGGFVRFLPRAKSKSEAPPRNTRSASTSPSAWALSPGRSLTGSSIVAAASAAVAVHKKSPATAGALALFKSQAGAPAVARPKSPANSEKSMKKGSKSGGVGGLLKYLRQKKVSPVLEEEYHQFSVMYNRLLQWRFTNARAEPSMAAVKKISQKKLFSGYARISIIRNVIAEKRSQIQKLKHEIKLNHILNSEMSLLNEWSRLEAKNAEAIGRVSRKMSAASVCLPLLHDSKADAMSLYDAMSKAVGVMDNIEATISGMHLQAEKACFMLLELAVVLKQQKQLHEELGNTINSVAASLEVQEKSLRAHRIQLAKEVK from the exons ATGGAAAACCCACAACGGCGGAGGCACCAACAGGCTGCCGTCTGCGGCGGAACCTCCCCTCGGCTTGTCCGAAGCAAAAGCGGAGGTCCTGTGGCAACTTCTCTGGTTGAAGTGCAAACCTTTATTTCCAAATTTTCCAGAACCTCTAAATTAGGCGAAGATAACTCCAACTCCTCTACagtgaaaatgaagaaaaagtcACCGGAAACCGCCGGTGGGTTTGTAAGGTTTCTGCCACGGGCCAAGAGCAAGAGCGAAGCGCCACCGAGGAATACGAGATCAGCTTCCACTTCTCCTTCAGCATGGGCATTGTCCCCAGGCCGATCTTTGACTGGTTCTTCAATAGTTGCTGCGGCGTCGGCGGCGGTTGCGGTTCATAAAAAATCTCCGGCAACAGCAGGGGCTTTGGCTCTGTTCAAATCTCAGGCGGGTGCTCCAGCTGTGGCGAGGCCGAAATCTCCTGCGAACTCGGAGAAATCGATGAAGAAGGGATCGAAAAGCGGGGGCGTTGGAGGGTTGCTCAAGTACTTGAGACAGAAGAAAGTTTCGCCTGTATTGGAAGAAGAGTACCATCAGTTCAGCGTGATGTACAACAGATTGTTGCAGTGGAGGTTCACCAATGCTCGAGCTGAGCCGTCAATGGCTGCTGTCAAGAAAATTTCTCAG AAAAAGCTGTTTAGCGGCTACGCAAGAATTTCCATAATCCGTAACGTAATCGCGGAGAAGAGAAGCCAAATCCAAAAGCTGAAGCACGAGATCAAACTGAATCATATTCTGAACTCGGAGATGAGTTTGCTGAATGAATGGTCGAGATTAGAGGCCAAAAACGCAGAAGCAATCGGTAGGGTTTCAAGAAAAATGTCAGCCGCATCCGTTTGCCTCCCTCTCCTCCATGATTCTAAA gCAGATGCAATGTCTCTGTACGATGCAATGTCCAAAGCCGTGGGAGTGATGGATAACATAGAAGCAACTATTTCAGGAATGCATTTGCAG GCTGAGAAAGCATGTTTTATGCTACTGGAACTTGCGGTGGTGCTAAAACAACAGAAGCAATTACATGAGGAATTAGGAAATACTATTAATTCAGTGGCTGCATCTCTAGAG GTTCAAGAGAAGAGTTTGAGAGCTCACCGTATTCAACTAGCGAAGGAAGTgaaataa